From a region of the Neobacillus niacini genome:
- a CDS encoding YitT family protein, whose amino-acid sequence MSGMPNIGLNEQNKIILEKVQHRGLPTRKIIQRIMLITVGAALMAVGLEIFLVPNHVIDGGIVGISIMLSYLTGWKLGFFIFLLNIPFFYIGYKQIGKTFALSTLYGIIILSIGTTLLHPVPAFTQDILLATVFGGIVLGIGVGMVIRYGGSLDGTEILAILFNKKLPFSVGEIIMFFNLFILGSAGFVFSWDRAMYSLIAYFVAYKTIDITVTGLDESKSVWIISDNSKEIGEAIMNRLGRGVTYINGEGAYSGDHKKVIFCVINRLEEAKLKEIVTENDENAFLAVADIAEVRGGRFKKRDIH is encoded by the coding sequence ATGTCAGGAATGCCAAATATAGGTCTAAACGAACAAAATAAGATAATTTTGGAAAAAGTTCAACACCGAGGGCTGCCAACTAGGAAAATTATTCAAAGAATCATGCTTATTACAGTTGGCGCAGCATTAATGGCCGTAGGGTTGGAAATTTTTCTTGTACCCAATCATGTTATAGATGGAGGCATTGTAGGAATTTCGATTATGCTTTCCTATTTGACTGGTTGGAAATTAGGTTTCTTTATTTTTCTTCTAAATATCCCATTTTTCTATATCGGTTATAAACAAATTGGAAAAACCTTCGCTTTATCCACTCTTTACGGAATTATTATTCTATCTATTGGCACCACCTTACTTCATCCAGTACCTGCTTTTACTCAGGATATCTTACTTGCAACCGTATTCGGTGGAATCGTTCTCGGAATTGGTGTAGGGATGGTCATCCGCTACGGGGGATCCCTGGATGGTACAGAAATTCTTGCTATTCTCTTTAATAAAAAGCTTCCTTTCTCTGTTGGGGAAATTATAATGTTTTTTAATTTATTCATTCTCGGAAGTGCAGGTTTTGTTTTCTCCTGGGATCGGGCGATGTATTCGCTGATTGCTTATTTTGTCGCTTACAAAACCATTGATATTACAGTCACTGGTCTTGATGAATCTAAATCGGTTTGGATTATTAGCGATAATTCAAAGGAAATTGGTGAAGCCATTATGAATCGGCTTGGCCGTGGTGTTACCTATATTAACGGAGAGGGTGCCTACTCAGGTGATCACAAGAAAGTAATTTTCTGTGTAATTAATCGTCTCGAGGAAGCAAAGTTAAAAGAAATCGTTACTGAAAATGATGAAAATGCCTTTCTCGCCGTTGCCGATATCGCGGAAGTGCGTGGCGGTAGGTTTAAGAAAAGAGATATCCATTAA
- a CDS encoding SPFH domain-containing protein, translating to MKEKEMFKVNGIIGVILFLLFGALTAFSFRQFILSENFLILAGSFIALILTVLVLSGFTIIQPNQAKVFTLFGSYLGVIKQEGFWLAMPLTVRKNVSLRVINFNSDKLKVNDLEGNPIEIAAVVVYKVFDSAKAVFDVEDYKEFVHTQSETGLRHIASQYPYDNFNNDYEISLRQHSDEVAEELTKDLQHRLQLAGVEIIEARIMHLAYSSEIAHAMLQRQQAKAVLAARKVIVEGAVSMVKSAIDQLSTEGIVELDEEKKAQMVNNLMVALVSEKGSQPIINTGSIY from the coding sequence TTGAAAGAAAAAGAAATGTTTAAGGTGAATGGGATTATAGGTGTTATCCTTTTTCTTTTATTCGGTGCATTAACCGCCTTTAGTTTCAGGCAATTTATTTTGAGTGAAAATTTTCTGATTTTGGCTGGATCTTTTATAGCGCTGATTTTAACAGTCTTGGTCTTATCAGGTTTCACTATTATTCAACCAAATCAAGCGAAGGTGTTTACTCTTTTTGGAAGTTATCTGGGTGTCATCAAACAAGAGGGATTTTGGCTGGCAATGCCGTTAACAGTTAGGAAAAATGTCTCGCTAAGAGTTATCAATTTCAACAGCGATAAGTTAAAAGTAAACGACTTGGAAGGCAATCCAATTGAAATTGCTGCAGTAGTGGTTTACAAGGTGTTTGATTCTGCAAAAGCGGTTTTCGATGTTGAAGATTATAAAGAATTCGTTCATACTCAAAGTGAAACAGGTCTGCGCCACATAGCAAGTCAGTACCCATACGATAATTTTAATAATGATTATGAAATCTCTTTGCGTCAGCATTCTGATGAAGTTGCAGAAGAATTAACGAAAGACCTGCAGCATAGACTTCAGCTGGCTGGTGTGGAGATTATCGAGGCTAGAATCATGCACTTAGCCTATTCAAGTGAGATTGCTCATGCAATGCTTCAAAGACAACAAGCCAAGGCAGTGTTAGCTGCAAGAAAGGTAATTGTTGAGGGAGCTGTATCAATGGTTAAATCGGCGATTGACCAATTGAGTACAGAGGGAATAGTAGAGCTTGATGAAGAAAAGAAAGCGCAAATGGTAAACAATTTAATGGTAGCGTTAGTTTCAGAAAAGGGAAGCCAGCCGATAATCAATACAGGAAGTATCTATTAA
- a CDS encoding Arc family DNA-binding protein — MAEKKRFLLRIDQQIYDALEKWAEDEFRSVNAQIEIIIKKGLKDSGRLKNSRRKKDE, encoded by the coding sequence GTGGCTGAGAAAAAAAGGTTTCTATTGCGCATTGATCAGCAAATTTATGACGCGCTTGAAAAATGGGCGGAGGATGAATTCCGTAGTGTAAATGCTCAAATAGAAATTATTATAAAAAAAGGGTTAAAAGACTCGGGGAGACTAAAAAACTCCCGAAGAAAAAAAGATGAATAG
- a CDS encoding sigma-G-dependent sporulation-specific acid-soluble spore protein CsgA, with amino-acid sequence MDKTLGYLREILSNYSDGHSEGRHLYRKLSEGNFSNEGDFVRHLTQKEINFLNDMLPREINHAKEEQDEKRAHELNEVYELLF; translated from the coding sequence ATGGACAAAACATTGGGCTATTTACGCGAAATCTTATCAAATTACAGTGATGGCCATTCCGAGGGCAGACATTTATATCGAAAATTGTCTGAAGGTAATTTTTCAAATGAAGGTGATTTTGTAAGACATCTAACTCAAAAAGAGATTAACTTTTTAAATGACATGCTGCCTAGGGAAATTAACCATGCCAAAGAAGAACAAGATGAAAAACGGGCACATGAATTAAATGAAGTGTACGAACTCCTTTTTTAG
- the pssA gene encoding CDP-diacylglycerol--serine O-phosphatidyltransferase: MINHLVRSVPNLFTIGNLLSGVFSITFNMNGYLQTAAMFIFLSAIFDFFDGRLARRLKVNSEFGVELDSLADIVSLGVAPALLFYSLEPPSIFTTIAFVLFPTMGALRLARFNVKPTRGYFMGLPITAAGLLMAGMGVFLYSNALITFALSILMVSPVRIKKL; encoded by the coding sequence TTGATAAATCATCTGGTAAGATCAGTGCCAAATTTATTTACAATTGGAAATTTATTATCAGGGGTATTTTCCATTACTTTCAACATGAACGGATACTTACAAACGGCGGCAATGTTTATTTTTTTATCTGCTATATTTGACTTTTTTGATGGACGGTTAGCTAGAAGGTTAAAGGTTAATAGTGAATTTGGAGTAGAACTCGATTCATTAGCAGACATTGTCAGCCTTGGTGTCGCACCTGCCCTTCTTTTTTACTCTTTGGAACCACCATCGATTTTCACAACGATTGCATTTGTTTTATTTCCCACTATGGGTGCTTTAAGGTTGGCGAGATTTAATGTAAAACCGACAAGAGGTTATTTTATGGGTCTTCCAATAACGGCAGCCGGGCTATTAATGGCGGGTATGGGGGTGTTCCTTTATAGTAATGCACTTATAACGTTTGCACTTTCAATTCTTATGGTAAGCCCTGTAAGAATAAAAAAGCTATAA
- a CDS encoding VanW family protein: MGMKWLFSLLLIIQHVTPQASVQLTREGKPFSIINRDEYSVGDPSYFILDTEKYDQLVGELEKQFSVPPKNAKLDQHGNIIPEQLGLSINRHTFTQKFYTFFFEHRISTLEIPMYSVYPKVDSELLSDIRSIRIGRYITSFNPSNKKRSTNIRLAVAAINNHVVFPGETFSFNKVVGKRTSQKGYEKAKVIVRGEYAEDIGGGICQVSSTLFNAVDSAGLKIVQRFSHSRHVPYIPPGRDATVSWYGPDFEFKNIYNQPILIQARTFGNLLVIKLYSSEVIEYQPKEVPFPPL; encoded by the coding sequence ATGGGTATGAAATGGTTATTTAGTTTATTACTTATAATTCAACATGTGACCCCTCAGGCTAGTGTTCAACTAACGAGAGAAGGGAAGCCTTTTTCGATTATCAATAGAGACGAATATTCTGTTGGTGATCCAAGTTATTTTATTTTGGATACAGAAAAATATGACCAACTGGTAGGAGAATTGGAGAAACAGTTTTCCGTTCCACCTAAAAATGCAAAATTGGATCAGCATGGAAATATTATTCCTGAACAACTTGGACTTAGTATCAATCGACATACTTTCACTCAAAAATTTTATACCTTTTTTTTCGAACACAGAATTTCAACATTAGAAATTCCCATGTATTCTGTGTATCCAAAAGTAGATAGTGAATTACTATCTGATATTCGCAGTATACGCATCGGTCGTTACATTACTTCCTTTAATCCAAGTAATAAAAAGCGTTCCACCAATATCAGGTTAGCAGTTGCCGCCATTAATAATCATGTCGTTTTCCCTGGTGAGACATTTTCATTTAATAAAGTAGTGGGTAAAAGAACCTCTCAAAAGGGCTACGAAAAGGCTAAAGTAATTGTCAGAGGTGAATATGCAGAAGATATCGGCGGTGGAATATGTCAAGTTTCTTCAACTTTATTTAATGCAGTTGATAGTGCAGGTTTGAAAATTGTCCAGCGTTTTTCTCATAGTCGACATGTACCATATATTCCTCCTGGACGTGATGCAACTGTGAGTTGGTACGGTCCCGACTTTGAATTTAAAAATATCTACAATCAACCGATATTAATCCAAGCTAGGACGTTTGGAAATCTTTTAGTGATTAAGTTATATTCCTCCGAAGTCATTGAGTACCAGCCTAAGGAGGTCCCTTTTCCACCACTGTAA
- a CDS encoding acyl-CoA dehydrogenase, giving the protein MDFVYSAKVKDLQTRLINFMEEHVYPNEIVYEQQLNEQENRWSAVPQVMEDLKEKAKAAGLWNLFLPESEYGAGLTNLEYAPLCEIMGRSLIGPEVFNCSAPDTGNMEVIVRYGKEEQKEKWLKPLLAGEIRSCFSMTEPAVASSDATNIEASIVRDGDEYIINGRKWWSSGAGDPRCKIAIVMGKTDFNANRHEQQSMILVPLNAPGVIIERMLPVFGYDHAPHGHAEITYENVRVPAENILWGEGKGFAIAQGRLGPGRIHHCMRLIGAAERALELLCKRVQEREAFGKPLASQGVIKEWIADSRIEIEQARLLTLKAAYMMDTVGNKQAKTEIAMIKVVAPNMALRVIDRAIQAFGGAGVSNDFPLAAMWANSRTLRLADGPDEVHRAQIAKLELKKYQ; this is encoded by the coding sequence TTGGATTTTGTTTATTCTGCTAAAGTAAAGGACTTACAGACACGGCTGATAAACTTTATGGAAGAACATGTGTATCCCAATGAAATAGTGTATGAGCAGCAGCTGAATGAACAGGAAAATCGGTGGAGTGCTGTTCCTCAGGTAATGGAAGACTTAAAGGAAAAGGCAAAGGCTGCTGGTCTATGGAACTTATTTCTTCCGGAAAGTGAATATGGGGCAGGTTTAACCAATCTGGAATATGCACCGCTTTGCGAAATAATGGGACGCTCTCTAATTGGACCAGAAGTATTTAACTGTAGTGCACCCGATACGGGCAATATGGAAGTTATTGTTCGCTATGGTAAAGAGGAACAAAAAGAAAAGTGGCTAAAACCATTATTAGCAGGAGAAATTCGGTCTTGCTTTTCGATGACTGAACCGGCCGTTGCTTCTTCCGATGCGACCAATATCGAAGCAAGCATTGTTAGAGATGGTGATGAGTACATCATAAATGGACGTAAATGGTGGTCATCTGGCGCAGGAGATCCTAGGTGTAAAATTGCGATTGTCATGGGAAAGACAGACTTTAATGCCAACCGTCATGAACAGCAATCGATGATTCTCGTGCCGCTTAATGCTCCAGGTGTTATAATTGAAAGGATGCTGCCTGTTTTCGGTTATGATCATGCGCCGCATGGACATGCTGAAATTACCTATGAAAATGTTCGTGTTCCGGCAGAAAACATCCTTTGGGGTGAAGGAAAAGGATTTGCGATTGCGCAGGGGCGATTAGGACCTGGAAGAATTCATCATTGCATGAGGTTGATTGGTGCTGCAGAACGAGCTCTTGAACTTTTATGTAAGCGTGTTCAAGAACGTGAAGCCTTTGGAAAACCTCTCGCAAGCCAAGGGGTTATTAAAGAGTGGATTGCCGATTCCAGGATTGAAATTGAACAAGCAAGGCTCCTGACTTTAAAGGCAGCCTATATGATGGATACTGTTGGAAATAAACAGGCCAAAACAGAGATTGCGATGATAAAAGTAGTGGCACCTAACATGGCGTTACGTGTTATTGATAGAGCCATTCAAGCATTTGGAGGAGCCGGAGTTTCAAATGATTTTCCGCTTGCAGCGATGTGGGCAAACTCTAGAACATTGAGACTGGCAGACGGACCAGATGAAGTTCACCGTGCTCAGATAGCTAAGCTTGAATTAAAGAAATATCAGTAG
- a CDS encoding SDR family NAD(P)-dependent oxidoreductase has translation MRLKGKTAIVTGGGSGIGRSTAIRFACEGAKVSVADVDSHGGEETVCLIKESGADAIFVKTDVKDSNHVRNLINTTTTTFGGLHILVNNAGIGHSEVRSVDLAEEEWDHVIDINLKGVFLGIKYAAPELIKSGGGAIINTSSLLGLKGKKYQAAYNASKAGVVLLTQNAALEYGKYNIRVNAIAPGVIDTKIINGWKQDERRWPFISKANALGRIGTSDEVANAIFFLASDEASFITGTTLSVDGGGLTF, from the coding sequence ATGAGATTGAAAGGAAAGACAGCCATTGTAACTGGCGGGGGCTCCGGAATTGGACGTTCGACTGCGATCCGCTTTGCATGTGAAGGGGCAAAGGTAAGTGTTGCTGACGTGGATTCTCATGGTGGTGAAGAAACCGTATGTCTAATAAAAGAGTCTGGGGCTGATGCCATTTTTGTAAAAACCGATGTGAAGGACTCTAATCATGTAAGAAACCTTATCAACACTACAACAACTACTTTTGGCGGCCTCCATATTTTAGTTAACAATGCTGGAATTGGCCATTCAGAGGTTAGAAGTGTCGATCTAGCAGAAGAGGAATGGGATCACGTAATTGATATTAACTTAAAGGGAGTTTTTCTTGGAATAAAGTATGCTGCACCGGAATTAATAAAATCAGGCGGCGGAGCGATTATTAATACTTCTAGTTTACTAGGCTTAAAGGGTAAAAAATATCAAGCTGCTTATAATGCCTCGAAAGCAGGTGTAGTGCTGCTAACACAAAATGCTGCACTTGAATATGGCAAATACAACATCCGTGTTAACGCAATTGCACCTGGGGTTATTGACACAAAGATTATCAATGGCTGGAAGCAGGATGAAAGAAGATGGCCATTTATTTCAAAGGCTAATGCACTAGGCAGAATTGGGACATCCGATGAAGTGGCAAATGCTATTTTCTTCTTAGCTTCTGATGAAGCGTCGTTTATCACAGGTACTACTCTATCCGTTGATGGTGGCGGGCTTACTTTTTAA
- a CDS encoding long-chain-fatty-acid--CoA ligase, with amino-acid sequence MAERKTWMAQYPDSISSTISNPEKNLVEILQETTAKYPTNNALSFYGRKITYQQLQGLSQGFTSALQQNQVHKGDRVALMLPNCPQYVISYYGVLGAGAIVTQVNPMSVERELEYILNDSGAQTIVVMDAFYSRVKSVQPRTNLKNIVVVSLQPSGQDFNPDRSFETFLTEGNGNVASVTIELEHDIAVLQYTGGTTGRSKGAMLTHRNIVANVLQSYEFFKQEFELGKERCLTVIPLFHVFGMTACMNLTIFTGGESIMLPRFELEEVLNTIKNEQPTTFPGVPTMYVAITNHPRAEEYGINSIKTCNSGSAPMPVELLREFERKTGAKILEGYGLSEASPTTHCNPPFADRKPGSVGIGMPSTEYKVVDVATGLEEVPVGELGEVIIKGPQIMKGYWNMPEETANTLRDGWLYTGDIAKVDEDGYLYIVDRKKDLIIASGFNIYPRDIEEVLYEHPSVQEAVVIGVPDPYRGEDVKAFVVLKAGQTATEEELIRYCKQNMAAYKVPRSVEFREQLPKTQVGKILRRALREETVSK; translated from the coding sequence ATGGCTGAAAGGAAAACATGGATGGCTCAATATCCGGATTCGATATCTTCAACAATCTCAAACCCTGAAAAAAACCTAGTAGAAATACTTCAAGAGACTACAGCAAAATATCCCACTAATAATGCACTTTCCTTCTATGGCAGAAAAATTACCTATCAGCAATTACAAGGACTTTCTCAAGGTTTTACCTCTGCACTTCAGCAAAATCAAGTTCATAAGGGTGACAGAGTTGCACTTATGCTTCCGAACTGCCCGCAGTATGTTATTTCTTATTACGGCGTATTAGGAGCAGGGGCGATCGTGACACAGGTAAACCCGATGAGTGTCGAAAGAGAGCTTGAATACATCTTAAACGACTCAGGGGCTCAAACAATTGTTGTCATGGATGCTTTTTATTCAAGAGTAAAAAGCGTTCAACCACGAACCAACTTGAAAAATATTGTAGTTGTCAGCCTGCAGCCCTCTGGACAAGATTTCAATCCAGATCGCAGTTTTGAAACCTTCCTAACAGAAGGAAATGGCAATGTAGCATCTGTTACGATTGAACTGGAGCATGACATCGCAGTTCTTCAATATACAGGCGGAACAACAGGAAGATCAAAAGGAGCAATGTTAACACATCGAAACATCGTGGCTAATGTCCTGCAATCTTATGAATTCTTCAAGCAAGAATTTGAATTAGGAAAAGAACGCTGTTTAACGGTTATTCCACTTTTTCATGTATTTGGTATGACAGCCTGTATGAACTTAACGATTTTTACAGGCGGGGAATCGATCATGCTTCCACGGTTTGAATTGGAGGAAGTATTAAACACGATTAAAAATGAGCAACCAACGACATTCCCAGGGGTTCCAACCATGTATGTGGCGATTACGAACCATCCACGTGCTGAGGAGTACGGAATCAATAGTATTAAAACCTGCAATAGTGGAAGTGCACCTATGCCAGTAGAACTTTTACGTGAGTTCGAAAGAAAAACAGGGGCAAAGATTTTAGAAGGATACGGACTTTCTGAAGCATCTCCAACGACACATTGCAACCCTCCATTTGCAGACCGTAAACCTGGAAGTGTAGGTATTGGTATGCCATCAACAGAATACAAGGTTGTGGATGTGGCAACAGGCTTGGAGGAAGTTCCTGTTGGAGAATTGGGTGAAGTCATTATAAAGGGTCCTCAAATTATGAAAGGCTATTGGAATATGCCAGAAGAAACAGCCAATACGTTAAGAGATGGCTGGCTATACACAGGTGATATCGCAAAAGTAGACGAGGATGGCTATTTATATATCGTGGACCGTAAGAAGGATTTAATTATTGCGAGCGGCTTCAATATATATCCTCGTGATATTGAAGAAGTGCTTTATGAGCACCCTTCTGTACAAGAAGCCGTTGTCATCGGAGTACCTGACCCATACCGTGGGGAAGACGTAAAGGCTTTTGTCGTTTTAAAAGCAGGTCAAACAGCAACAGAGGAGGAATTGATTCGATATTGTAAGCAAAATATGGCTGCTTACAAAGTTCCCCGCAGCGTTGAATTTCGTGAGCAATTACCAAAAACACAAGTAGGAAAAATCCTCCGCCGTGCCTTGAGAGAAGAAACTGTTAGTAAATAA
- a CDS encoding TetR/AcrR family transcriptional regulator: MKDKITEHSINLFEKKGFKETSIQDIVDSIGVTKGTFYYYFSSKEELLMDIHLGYINYLLEKQRNILDDNKSCKEKLFDIVYMLISNIKIQGSAAKIFFREMKNLNEERLALIVPKRDEFRLNVERLLKDGIKNGEFRADLNAHIITFGILGAANWSYQWFNPEGDSTDREVAEIFVEMILEGIQAN, from the coding sequence GTGAAAGACAAAATAACAGAACATAGTATCAATTTATTCGAGAAAAAGGGTTTCAAGGAAACATCCATTCAGGATATCGTGGACTCAATTGGTGTGACCAAAGGGACGTTTTACTATTATTTTTCCAGTAAAGAAGAACTCCTAATGGACATTCATCTCGGATACATTAATTACTTACTAGAGAAACAAAGAAATATTTTGGATGACAATAAAAGCTGCAAAGAGAAGCTATTCGATATTGTCTACATGCTCATAAGTAACATTAAAATTCAAGGATCGGCTGCGAAGATTTTTTTTAGAGAAATGAAAAACTTGAATGAAGAAAGACTAGCTTTAATTGTGCCAAAAAGGGACGAATTTCGGTTAAACGTCGAAAGGCTGCTTAAAGATGGAATCAAAAATGGAGAGTTTCGCGCTGACTTGAATGCACATATCATTACATTTGGTATTCTAGGTGCTGCCAATTGGAGCTATCAATGGTTTAATCCAGAAGGGGATTCGACCGACCGCGAAGTGGCTGAAATTTTTGTTGAAATGATATTAGAGGGAATTCAAGCGAATTAG
- a CDS encoding phosphotransferase family protein: protein MPHQMNKDTIPVRKGEELNIPVLEQFLRSHIGNLPNSPLELLQFSAGHSNLTYQIKVGEWEAVLRRPPLGPVAPKAHDMEREFKIISELHPVFSVTPKPILFSNQLDIVNSPFFIMERKNGIVIDTSFPDEITVTKELCQQLSEIMVNKLVELHGINFKETRLGAISKPEGFMERQIHGWIGRYERAKTDEVDAVDTLKKYLTDPIPVEQSAAIIHYDYKFNNAMFNENLSEMVGLFDWEMTTVGDPLADLGVVMGYWHEVNDPEELKKGLGKAPVTVNEGFLTRKQFIELYAKKSGRDVTNMNYYLTFAYFKLAVICQQIYYRYKKGQTNDLRFANFNDKAKMLIEHAVKVASGEL, encoded by the coding sequence ATGCCTCATCAAATGAATAAAGATACAATTCCAGTCCGTAAAGGGGAAGAATTAAATATACCTGTTTTAGAACAATTTTTAAGAAGCCATATCGGTAATCTGCCCAATAGCCCCCTTGAACTTCTGCAGTTTTCCGCTGGTCATTCAAACTTAACCTATCAAATTAAAGTAGGTGAATGGGAAGCTGTTTTACGGCGCCCGCCGTTAGGACCAGTTGCACCTAAAGCGCATGATATGGAACGAGAGTTTAAAATCATTTCTGAGCTTCATCCAGTCTTTTCCGTTACACCGAAGCCAATTTTGTTTTCCAATCAACTGGACATTGTGAATAGCCCATTCTTTATTATGGAACGCAAAAACGGCATAGTTATTGATACATCCTTCCCTGACGAAATCACAGTGACGAAGGAATTATGCCAACAACTTTCAGAAATAATGGTCAATAAATTAGTGGAACTTCACGGAATTAATTTCAAAGAGACAAGACTCGGAGCGATCAGTAAGCCAGAGGGATTCATGGAAAGACAAATTCATGGATGGATTGGCCGATATGAACGTGCAAAAACCGATGAAGTGGATGCTGTGGATACTCTCAAAAAATATTTGACTGATCCTATTCCAGTTGAACAAAGTGCTGCAATCATTCACTATGACTATAAGTTTAATAACGCCATGTTTAATGAGAATTTATCTGAAATGGTTGGGCTTTTTGATTGGGAAATGACAACAGTGGGGGATCCGCTTGCAGATCTTGGTGTCGTGATGGGCTATTGGCATGAAGTGAATGACCCGGAGGAGTTAAAAAAGGGGCTAGGAAAAGCGCCAGTCACGGTAAACGAGGGCTTTCTCACAAGAAAGCAATTTATCGAGCTTTATGCAAAAAAAAGCGGTCGTGATGTTACCAATATGAACTACTATCTAACATTTGCCTACTTTAAGCTAGCGGTTATATGCCAACAAATATATTACCGTTATAAGAAAGGTCAAACGAATGATCTTCGATTTGCAAACTTCAACGATAAAGCAAAAATGCTAATTGAGCATGCCGTAAAGGTTGCTTCTGGAGAGTTGTAA
- a CDS encoding enoyl-CoA hydratase/isomerase family protein, protein MENKDLLVEKLGPVLSLTLNRPESLNAFSPDMILGLKDALREAKNDPDVQVIVLSGAGRAFSAGGDVKTMGQADGNQVYEHIGKLNELILQMKDLEKPIIAAVHGFAAGAGFNLALACDIIIAAEDSKFALSFSKVGLVSDGGGSYFLPKLIGPHLAKQFFFSAEPIPAKRLYQLGVINSLFSLERLQDETTKLALSLAQGPGKAFGKQKKLIDHSFDRSLEEILEEERLTQVLMVQTEDHKEGVAAFKEKRTPLYKGR, encoded by the coding sequence TTGGAGAACAAAGATTTATTAGTGGAAAAATTGGGTCCTGTGTTGTCATTAACTTTAAACCGGCCAGAGAGTCTAAATGCATTTAGTCCGGACATGATTCTTGGATTAAAAGATGCACTTCGTGAGGCAAAGAACGACCCAGATGTACAGGTAATTGTCTTGTCAGGAGCTGGCCGCGCCTTTAGCGCTGGCGGTGATGTGAAAACCATGGGGCAGGCAGATGGAAATCAAGTCTATGAACATATCGGAAAATTAAACGAATTAATTTTACAGATGAAAGATTTAGAAAAACCAATAATCGCAGCCGTTCATGGCTTTGCTGCAGGAGCAGGATTTAATTTAGCTCTAGCCTGCGATATCATAATTGCTGCTGAGGATAGTAAGTTTGCGCTTAGCTTCTCAAAGGTTGGTTTGGTATCGGACGGAGGAGGTTCTTATTTCCTTCCCAAGCTGATTGGCCCGCATTTAGCTAAGCAGTTTTTCTTTAGTGCTGAGCCGATCCCTGCAAAACGTCTCTACCAATTAGGCGTCATTAATTCATTGTTCTCATTAGAGAGGCTCCAAGACGAAACGACGAAACTAGCATTAAGTTTGGCCCAGGGGCCAGGGAAAGCATTTGGAAAACAAAAGAAATTAATTGACCATTCCTTCGACAGGTCACTTGAAGAAATATTGGAGGAAGAACGTCTTACCCAAGTCTTAATGGTACAAACGGAAGATCACAAAGAAGGCGTTGCCGCGTTTAAGGAAAAAAGAACGCCATTATATAAAGGCAGGTAG